The Thioalkalivibrio nitratireducens DSM 14787 DNA segment GATCCAGGAACGTTGGCTTGGGGAGTAAGATTGTGTGTCTGTTGACCGGGTCGCGAAGGGGCCGGATCAGGGCGAAAGAGCGGGGCGTCCGGGGTAGTATGTGGGCGTATACTGGCGGCGGACAGGGATGGCGGAACGGTTGTGTCTTTTGTGAAGTTCGGCGTTCTGGCGCCTTAGGGGGTACAGGATTCCGGTTCCGCGGCGCGTAGTGGAAGCATCGCACGTTGCAGGAGGATTAAGGGTGCATGATTGTTTTAGATCGGGAGCAGGTGTGGATGTCCTGTCGGATCGCACGCTACTGAGTGTGGGGAAAGTGATTTGGTGCTGAGGCATTGAGCGCCACGAGGCGCTTTCTGACCGTGCGACGGTGCGAGACCGTCGCGACTCGGCTGTCGCAACAGCCGAGGACAAGCTGAGGGCAGCCCGAACTGGGGAACGCCAGTAAGGGTGGCAAGCAGCCCTGACAAAGCCGGGACGCGGCAGCATCGTCAGATGCCGTGGGTCCGGCGAGCAAACGAGGAAGGTGTAACGAAAGTGAACCCGTGGCGTAAAACCTCTCAAGAGAGAACCAACAGCTCCAACCTGACGGATATGGGCTGGGTTGCAGCGCGCAGCCACGACTGTGTCGTGGTGAACTCCCTCGTCGGTCAAGATGTCGCCGGCCGGGAGGCTGCCGTGAAAGCCTGCGGCGTAGCGGCAGCGAAGCTGCGGGGGTATAGCGGGGCACCTCACCTTGTGAACGGCGGAAAGTGAACGTGGGAACCCTACAGGCAGTCCAGACCGTCGTCCGCGACGAAGGGGAAGCGCGTTGCCCGCTGACGCTGTCTGTAGGGGGCGGAGGGGCCGTAGTAGTCCGAGCGCGGGAAAGCCGCGTACATGGCGAAGGGCTCCAGTGTGTTCGCAGCGATTTGACATCGCAAGGAGACCGCTGGTGAATACCGGCGCACCAGACCTTGAGTGGGAAACCGCACGGGAACGGGTACTTGCGATGCAGACCAAGCTGCACCGATGGGCAACGGCCGACCCTGGCCGCTGCGTACCGCGGGGCCAGGATACTTACACCCTGGGCGCTGTCGGCATGAACACATGGAGAGCCGGATGCGGTGAGAGTCGCAGGTCCGGTTCGGAAGGCGGGCCGCGGAAACCCAGCCGGCGAAAGCCGGCCAGGGCGTTGCGGCCCGAGCCTTACACCCGGTGAATCGCGAACGGAGGGTACGGGGTGTTCTGAATGACCTCAATTATATTGGAACCGGTCGTTCGCGCCGAAACGGTCTGGTGACGGGTTAGGGCCGACTACTGCCACTACCGGCCATGGAGATCCCAAGCCGACCAGAAGCGGGCGGTCACTGGGGACGGGCGAGGCACTACCGTCGGGACACGCTGGACCGTCCGGCTTCGCTCGACGTCCAGCGCCTTCCGTACGCCGGCATTCCGGGGATCTGCCGCTCTCTCGAGTTCGAGTGTCCGATCCGGGAACTCGAAGGGTCGTTGCGGCGTATTCTGCGCGCAACTGCATCGGATCCGTTGGCGGCTGGACACGGGGCGGGGGAGCTGGGCTCCCTGTCTGGTGGGTCCGCGGTTGGCAACTGCAGGCAGGGGTGACAGGGCCAACCACCCGTGATGTCATTCCCGATTCGCGGGGGTAATGTTCACTAGATCTTCGGAACGAGTCCATCGGCCAACGCCGTGCGGTACGCCCGAAGGGCCGGGATCAGGCTCACTGCGAAGGCCGCGGCCAGGAACCAGCGACAGCAGCAGAGTTTCGTGGGTGCCCGGTGGGGCGATCGCTAGGTGAATGCCGTAGTGCGCCTGCACGATCGGCTGCGCCACGTACAGCGAGAGGTACAGCAGCGCCATCCCCATGGCGATCCCGGCGACCGCCAGGAATAGGGTTTCGCATGCGAGCAGCAGGGAGATCTGGCGCGGGCGGGCCCCCACGGAGCGCAGGATCGCCATTTCCCGCCGCCGCTCGTTCAGGCCGGCGAGCATCACCGCCAGCATGCCGATCAGGCCCACGATGACCACGAATGTGGAGACCAGCAGCAGCGCATGCTCGGCAACACCCATCAGGGACCAGAGTTCGTGCAGTGCGACGCCAGGCAGGATGGGCAGCAGCGGTTCCGCCCGGAAGTTGTTGACGTAGCTCTGCACCTGGAAGGTGGCTGCACGGGAATCGAGCCTGACCAGCACGGCGGTGATCGAATCCGGGGTCAGGCCCATAGGCAGGAATGTACATAGTAGTGTGCATTGCAGCGCTTCGGGCAGCTGCACATTGACGTCCAGAGTCCGTTGATGTTCTTGCCATGGGCTTCATGGATGAGATCGCCACTCAGGAAGAAGCAATCTCGGCAGGGCCCGCTTCGAGGAGACGCCACGCAACGGTTCGAGCGTCTGCGAACCCCGGCTTGTGCGGCACGGTCATGGGTAGTAACGTAGTGACATTAAAACCGGGGGTTGCGGATGATCGTCACGACATTCTCCAGCCGCGAGTTCAATCAGCGCGCGAGCGAGGCCAAGCGGGCTGCCAGCCAGGGTCCAGTGTTCATCACCGACCGCGGCCGTCCCGCGCATGTCCTGCTGACCATTGAAGAATACCGGCGTTTGACGGCCGGACAGCGCAAGATTGCCGACCTGCTGGCCATGCCGGGTGCCGATGAGGTGGATCTGGAACTACGCGAGGCGCGCGATGTGGCACGAGCCGCCGATCTGTCCTGATGTTCCTCCTCGACACCAACGTTGTCTCGGAGCTGCGCAAGGTTCGTGCGGGAAAGGCCGATTCCTGCGTCGCTGCATGGGCCGACAACGTGGACGCTGCCGACCTGTATCTGTCCGCGATCACGATTCAGGAGATCGAGGTTGGCATCCTGCTTGCCGAACGTCGGGACGCGGCGCAAGGTGCTGTGCTGCGCGCCTGGTTCAGCGGACACGTACTGCCAGCATTCGACGGCCGGGTTCTCCCGGTCGATATCACGGTGGCTTTGCGCAGCGCCGGCCTTCATGTGCCGGACCCACACCCGATACGCGATGGCCTGATCGCTGCGACCGCGCTCGTGCACGGCATGCAGGTGGTGACCCGCAACACGGCTGACTTCGAGCCGATGGGTGTCCGCATGCTGAACCCATGGCACTGGCGAGGGCCTTGAGAACGGCTCCAACGTGCCGCGTCCGACTTCGGATCGAGGTTCCGATGCGGAAGCAGCAGGGGTGCTCATGTTGGACGGGCACTTCTCGGTGAACGCGGCGAACGGCTCGACGGGGACCGGAACCCCCGGTGGGCAACACGATCGGCTCAAGCCTCCGTCGCTTTGCAGAACAGTAGGGGATGCCGCGAAACAGTTCCAGCATTCGCGTGCAGGGTTCTTACCATCCGCATTGCCGTTGCCCTGTGCCGCGCCAGCCTCGATGTACCCGACCGACGTCCGGTACGCGATGGCCTGGTTGCTGCCACCCGTCGTGCGGAATCACTCCGGAGCACCACGGCCCAATCGCAATGCCACCCGGGGCGCACCCGCCACCAGTTCGCCGATCACCGCCGCGTCGGTGAATCCCTCTTCACGGAAAATCGACAGGACCCGGGCGGTGTCCTCGGGAGCACAGGCCACGAGTAGGCCACCGCTGGTCTGGGGGTCGCAGGCGATCCGCCCGGCCCAGTCGGGCAGTGCCGGGTCGAGATTGACCTCGTGTCCGTAGCTTTGCCAGTTGCGCCCGATCGCACCGGGGCCCACGCCCTGCTGGAGCAGCGTCACGGCGTCGTGCAGTAATGGCAGGCGGAGGAAGTCGACGCGCGCGCCCAAGCCGGAACCCCGGCACATTTCCAGCAGATGGCCCAGCAGGCCGAAGCCGGTGACGTCGGTCAGCGCGTGCACGCCGGGCATGCCGGCGAAGGCGACCCCCGGGCGGTTGAGACGGGTGGTCGTCTCGATCAGGGCTTCGTAGCCGTCGGCGTCGAGCTTGCCCTCCTTGACCCCGCTGCCGAGCACACCTACCCCGAGGGCCTTGCCCAGCACGAGCCGGTCGCCGGGCTGGCCGCGGTCGTTGCGCTTCAGCCTATCCGGATGTACCAGCCCGACTGCGGCCAGGCCGTAGATGGGTTCGACCGAGTCGATCGAGTGGCCGCCGGCAAGCGGAATTTCGGCCTCGCGACAGGCGTCTGCACCGCCTTCCATGACCCGGCGAATCATGGCGAGCGGAAGCTTGTCCACGGGCATGCCGACGATCGCCAGCGCCAGTGTGGGCGTCGCGCCCATCGCGTAGATGTCGGACAGGGCGTTGGTCGCGGCGATGCGTCCGAAGTCGTACGGATCATCGACGATCGGCATGAAGAAGTCAGTGGTTGCGACCAGCGCCTGTTCGTCGTTGATTCGGAATACGGCGGCGTCGTCCGCGCTGGCACTGCCCTGGATCAGGTCTGCGTGCGGGAACCCCATCACGATGCCAGACAGTGCTTCCTGCAGCAAATTCGGTGCGATCTTGCAGCCGCAGCCGCCTCCGTGGGAAAGGGAGGTCAGCCGGGTGGAATGGGTGATCTCGTCAGTCGTCATGCATCGATACCTCGTACATTTTCAGAGCTTCTCTTGCGAGTGGGAGAGGGGAGAAAGTCCGCAGGGGCGTCGCTCACCGGTTCACCCGCGAGAGCTGCAGCCAGCGGGAGATCCGGTCGATCAGGATGGTCAGCGCGATGATCATCAGCAGGTAGGTGCTGGCCTTCTCGAAGCGGAACCATTCGAAGTTGAAACTGAAGTAGAAGCCCAGCCCGCCGACGCCGACGAGCCCGAGCACGACCGCGGTGCGCACGTTGCTCTCGAACTGGAAGAAGCTGTAGGTCATCCACTCGCGCCAGGCAAGTCGGGGCGGCGACCATGCCGAAGCAGGTGACGCGTGAACCCGCGAAGCCCTGCTCGAAGCGGCGGTAGGGGATGTTGTCGACGCTCTCGCTGAACACGCGCACCAGCACGCCCATCGTGTGGATCGCGATCGCGATCGTCCCGGCGACCAGCCCGGGGCCGAAGAAGGCGATGAACAGGAAGGCCCACATCACTTCGGGCACGCCGCGGGAGATCAGCCCCGTGGCGCGAGCGAGCACGAGCTGGACGAAGCGGATCGCACGCACCAGCGGGTGCGTGGTCTCCCCGGTGAACTGCGCGGGTTCGAGCTGGAAGGCGAGCGTGTGAGGGTAGGTCAGCGCGATCGCGCCCAGCACGCCGAGCAGCGTGCCGACGATCGCGATCGCAAGCGGCACGGTCGACGACTTGATCACCCGCCAGACGAACCACTGGTCGAGCTGCTGTTCCCATGCAACCCAGGCGGCGGGCCGGTAGAACTGCCAGGGCGGGTACTCGCTGAACAGCGACACCGTCTGTCCGGCGGCTTCCCTGGCCTCGACCTTGACCGGGTCGCCGAGGCCCAGCGCCGGCAGGTCGAGGTCCGGGCGCAGCAGGCGCTCGAAGAACGAGAGCTTGCTCCAGGCTTCGCCGGACAGGATCTCGCCGGCGGGCTCCAGGAAGTTCTTCGCGGTGCCGTTCGGGCCCGCGGTGTTGCCCCAGCCCATGAACCAGACCGACCACACCACGATCAGCGCGGCGAAGCCGGTGCCGATCCAGGCCCGCGAGAGATCGGCGAACACCGAGCGCGCCTTGATCGCGCGCGGGTGGTTCGGGTCGCTGCGCAGCTGCCGGCGGATGTAGTTGCTCGCGAGGTCGGCGGTCAGCGTCAGCGCCAGCGTGAACAGGATCAGGGTGCTGACCTTGTCCCAGGCGCCGAAGCGGATCTGGTACCAGATCTCCGCACCGAGCCCGCCGCCGCCGACGGCGCCGATCACCGCGGCGTTGCGGATCGCGCATTCGGCGCGCATCAGCGTGAAGCTCTGCACCGCCCGCGAGGCCAGCGGCTGGATGCCGTAGAAGAACACCTTGATGCGACCGGCGCCGCTGGCGCGCACCTGCTCGTACTGGCGTTCGTCGACACTGTCCCAGAGCTCGCTGTAGACCTTGGCGAGGATGCCTGAGATGTTCAGCGCGAGTGCCAGCGCCCCGGTCAGCGGGCCGAGCCCGATCAGCGCGACCAGGATGATCGCCCAGACGAAGTCCGGAACCGCGCGCAGCACGTCCTGCACCAGGCGGGCGAGCGAACACAATGCCGCCGACGGGCTGCGCAGCGCGAAGTTCCGGCGCCATCCGGTCGCACGTTCCTCGCCCACCGCGACCGCCCGCGACGACGCCATCGCGAGCAGGAAGCCGAAGACCACTGCGAGCGCGGTGCCGAGCACCGCCGCGGACAGCGTTTCCAGCGTGAGTCCCCAGCTGCGTGCGAGGAACTCGTGGCTGAAGTCCGGCGAGCCGAACGCGGCGAGCCACGCGCCCATCCGCCCGAGCGCCCGGGCCCGTTCCTCCGGGTCGATCAGCGCGGTGAAATCCCATTCGGCCGCGGTGAACGAGGCCAGTACCAGCAGTGCGATCACCACCAGGCCGACGAAGTGGCCCCAGGGCCGGCGCCGGGCGTAACGTCCTGCACCCGGCAACTCGAGCACGCTGCTCATCCGGGCGGCTCCCCCGACTGCACGGGAACGGGTCGGTCGTGCACGACCTGGTCCAGGCTCAGCGCCCGGTATTCGGCCCCGTAGAGCTCGCGCAGCAGGTCGCGGCTGATCGCATCGGGCGTTCCTTGCCAGAACAGGCGTCCGTCGCGCAGGGCGATCACCCGGTCGAAATGCTCGTGCAGCAGCTCCAGCGTGTGCAGGTTCACCAGCAGGGTCGCGCCGAGTTCGCTGGCAACGCCGGCGAGCAGGCCGATGATCTCGCGTCCGAGGCGGATGTCGAGCTGGCTGACCGGCTCGTCGGCCAGCATCACCCGCGGCCGCTGCACGATCAACCGCGCGATCGCCACGCGCTGCTGCTGGCCACCCGATAGCTCGCCGGGCATCGACCAGAGCTTGCCGGGAAGCTCCACCGCCTGCAGCGCCGCACGCGCGGCGGGCAGCTGCTGCGGCCAGAACAGCGACAGCAGCGTCCGGGCCAGCCCCCAGTGCCCGATTCGCCCCATCAGCACGTTGTGTACCACGCGCAGGTGCGGGATCAGGTTGTCGTTCTGATAGAGCACACCGATGTCCCGGCGCAGGCGGCGCAGCGCGCGCCCGCGCAGCCGACGCGTGTCGTGTCCCAGCGCGAGCACCCGGCCCGTGCTGGGCTTCAGCACCGCCGAAAGCAGGCGGAACAGCGTGGTCTTGCCGGCCCCGGATGGGCCGATGATCGCGACCCGCTCGCCCTGCGCGATCCGCAGGTCGATGTCCGCGAGTACCGGCTGGCCGCCGAAGGTGCGCGCGACCCCGTCGAGCCGGAAGACGTCGATTCGGCCGACCGGTTCGGGCGCGGTGCGGTTTTCGGAAAGGCTGTCCACGTTCTGCATCGCCTGTACCTGTCGGACCGGCCACCGCAGCTTCCGGTGCCGGTGCCGCCGGGCGGCCTCGTGCCCCGGAATGCCGCTACTGTGCAAAGACTGCACTGTTCGCGTCCCTGTGACTCGTAGGGCGGAATAGCGCAGCGTCATCCGCCGTTCGGCGCTCGCGCTACCTCGGCGCCCATCGCAACCTGGGCGTGTGAGCGGCGGATGACGGCCTTCGGCCTTTTCCGCCCTACGACTTTGGCCCTGTAGGGCGGAAGAGCGCAGCGTCATCCGCCGTTCGGCGTTGGTTCAGCCGCCGACGCCGATTCCGGATTCCAGCAGGTCGCGGTAGTCAAACCACTCGGACAGGTCGGCATCGATGAACTCGCCCGCCTTCAGGTAGCCGAGGATCTGGCGTCCCTCCGGCGTGCTGTCGGTGTCGAGCAGGGCGGCGCGCAGTTGGCTGATCAGTTCCGGTCCGAGATCAGCGCGGGCGACCAGCGCGTAGTTCGTGAATTCGGGCGTTTCGTAGACCACCGGCGCCTGCTGCTGCAGGTTCTCGCTGGCTTTGTCCCAGGACGCGTAGTTCATCGCGCCGAGCGTGTAGGTGCCGTTGGCGACCATCTGCATCACCACATCGTGGCTGCCGCTGTACGCCACGGTGCGGAACACGCGCTCGGGCGGCAGGCCCGCCTGCTCGATGAAGAACTTGCGCGGCATCAGGTGGCTCGAGGTGCTGCTGCGGCTGCCGAACGTGAAGGTCCAGTTCCGGCCCTGCGCGGCACTCGCCAGTTCGCCGAGATTCGCCACCGGTTCGATGCCGGAGCCGTGATGCGCGACGAAGTAGGTGACGAAGCCCTTGTCGATGTCGCGGGTGCCGAGAACGACGAGGTTGTCCTCGCCCATCTGCATCATCGCCTGCGCGGTGGTCACCGCCCCGAGCCAGGCGACGTGGGCGCGTCCGGTCGCGAGCGCGGTCACGCTGGCCGCGTAGTTCTCGACGTGCATGTACTCGGTGGGGATGCCGACTGCGTTGCCCAGGTGGGCGGCGAGCGCGCCGAAGTTCTCGCGCATGCGGTCGGCGTCGCCGTCGTCGGGAATCGCGGTGATGATCAGGCGTTGCGGATGCTGGGTATCGGCGTTGGCGTTTCCAAAGCCGGCGGCGAGCAGGGCGGCGGCAGTCAGCAGGACGGTCAGGAATCGTTGCATGGGTCGCTCCTCGGTGGTGGTTCACTCGGGAATCGAAAGGCGCGGGAATTCCTTGCAGACAAGGTCGCGATCCACGGACCGAATCGGGTTTCCCGGGCTGCTGTTCGATCAAGCACTCGCGCCGGACCGGCGACGACCTGACCGATGTCCGCCCGGACATCCCAGGTCGGGAGAATCGGTTGGCGGAAGGGCGCGGGAGTCGAACCCACCCGGGACCGCCTGACGGCCCCAACCGGTTTTGAAGACCGGCCGCACCACCGGGCACGAAGCCCTTCCTTCACCGACCACGTCTTGCGCCACACGGGCGACTGAGCCGACGCCTGCCGGGGGCAGCATCGGCCCGAAAATCCGCGCGGTGGCGGGGTTGCCCCAGGTCCGCGCGTACATCTGCGCCGGAGAAGCCCCGGCGCCCTTCGGCGGATGACGGCCTTCGGCGTTTTCCGCCCTACGACTTTGGCCCTGTAGGGCGGAATAGCGCAGCGTCATCCGCCGTGTTGCACGGCGATCACTTACCGCAGCCTCAGCAGCGAGTCCGGAAAGATCCGGTGCTCGTCGCCGACCCGGCGAGAGTAGCCGATGCGGTCGAAAAACTCGAGGATCTGGATCGCCACCTTGCGGCCGGTGCCGATGCGGTCCCGGAACGGGGCCGCGAGCGCCTTGCCCTCGAGCTCGGACAGCTCGCGGGCGATCGCGGCCAGGTCGGCGACCGCGGCGCGCGTGTAGTAGTGGTCGTGCGCGACCTTGTAGACCTCGCCCATCCCCGCGAGCTGGCGCATCAGCCGGCGCACGCGGTCCTCTTCGAGCCGCAGCGCCCGGGCGATGTCACGGACCCGGGGCGGGTTGAACGGCGTGACGCCGAGCAACGGCCGGATGTCCTCGAGCCAGATGCGCTCGTCGGTGGGTGCGAGCATCACCCGGTGTCCGGGGAGATGGATCCACGGGGCATTCAGCACGACCTCGCCCGCGGCGGTCATCTCGTCCAGCAGCGTCCCGAACACCGGCCTTTCGAGCAGCGGTGCCGCGAGGCGGCGCAGCCTTTCGCGGTCCGGGCCCAGGCGGTCCGGGTGCCGCTGGTGCTCCTCCGCGAGCATCGCCAGCGTGCGCAGGCGATGCGCGTCCCAGTGTTCAGGGGCGAACGCGACCGGGCCGGCGGGCGTTTCCACCGCGCGCAGCCCTGTGCCGGCTGCCTGTGCCGCGGCCCAGGCGTCCTCCAGGTTCCACATGCGCGCAAAATCGCGCAGATTCAGGCCGCGCTCGGCATGCGGCAGCATTGCCGCCAGTGCCTCGGCCGGGTCGTCCAACGCGAGTGCGCGCAGCAG contains these protein-coding regions:
- a CDS encoding phosphonate ABC transporter ATP-binding protein, yielding MQNVDSLSENRTAPEPVGRIDVFRLDGVARTFGGQPVLADIDLRIAQGERVAIIGPSGAGKTTLFRLLSAVLKPSTGRVLALGHDTRRLRGRALRRLRRDIGVLYQNDNLIPHLRVVHNVLMGRIGHWGLARTLLSLFWPQQLPAARAALQAVELPGKLWSMPGELSGGQQQRVAIARLIVQRPRVMLADEPVSQLDIRLGREIIGLLAGVASELGATLLVNLHTLELLHEHFDRVIALRDGRLFWQGTPDAISRDLLRELYGAEYRALSLDQVVHDRPVPVQSGEPPG
- a CDS encoding type II toxin-antitoxin system Phd/YefM family antitoxin, whose protein sequence is MIVTTFSSREFNQRASEAKRAASQGPVFITDRGRPAHVLLTIEEYRRLTAGQRKIADLLAMPGADEVDLELREARDVARAADLS
- the selD gene encoding selenide, water dikinase SelD, with translation MTTDEITHSTRLTSLSHGGGCGCKIAPNLLQEALSGIVMGFPHADLIQGSASADDAAVFRINDEQALVATTDFFMPIVDDPYDFGRIAATNALSDIYAMGATPTLALAIVGMPVDKLPLAMIRRVMEGGADACREAEIPLAGGHSIDSVEPIYGLAAVGLVHPDRLKRNDRGQPGDRLVLGKALGVGVLGSGVKEGKLDADGYEALIETTTRLNRPGVAFAGMPGVHALTDVTGFGLLGHLLEMCRGSGLGARVDFLRLPLLHDAVTLLQQGVGPGAIGRNWQSYGHEVNLDPALPDWAGRIACDPQTSGGLLVACAPEDTARVLSIFREEGFTDAAVIGELVAGAPRVALRLGRGAPE
- the phnD gene encoding phosphate/phosphite/phosphonate ABC transporter substrate-binding protein — translated: MQRFLTVLLTAAALLAAGFGNANADTQHPQRLIITAIPDDGDADRMRENFGALAAHLGNAVGIPTEYMHVENYAASVTALATGRAHVAWLGAVTTAQAMMQMGEDNLVVLGTRDIDKGFVTYFVAHHGSGIEPVANLGELASAAQGRNWTFTFGSRSSTSSHLMPRKFFIEQAGLPPERVFRTVAYSGSHDVVMQMVANGTYTLGAMNYASWDKASENLQQQAPVVYETPEFTNYALVARADLGPELISQLRAALLDTDSTPEGRQILGYLKAGEFIDADLSEWFDYRDLLESGIGVGG
- a CDS encoding PhnE/PtxC family ABC transporter permease; the protein is MSSVLELPGAGRYARRRPWGHFVGLVVIALLVLASFTAAEWDFTALIDPEERARALGRMGAWLAAFGSPDFSHEFLARSWGLTLETLSAAVLGTALAVVFGFLLAMASSRAVAVGEERATGWRRNFALRSPSAALCSLARLVQDVLRAVPDFVWAIILVALIGLGPLTGALALALNISGILAKVYSELWDSVDERQYEQVRASGAGRIKVFFYGIQPLASRAVQSFTLMRAECAIRNAAVIGAVGGGGLGAEIWYQIRFGAWDKVSTLILFTLALTLTADLASNYIRRQLRSDPNHPRAIKARSVFADLSRAWIGTGFAALIVVWSVWFMGWGNTAGPNGTAKNFLEPAGEILSGEAWSKLSFFERLLRPDLDLPALGLGDPVKVEAREAAGQTVSLFSEYPPWQFYRPAAWVAWEQQLDQWFVWRVIKSSTVPLAIAIVGTLLGVLGAIALTYPHTLAFQLEPAQFTGETTHPLVRAIRFVQLVLARATGLISRGVPEVMWAFLFIAFFGPGLVAGTIAIAIHTMGVLVRVFSESVDNIPYRRFEQGFAGSRVTCFGMVAAPTCLARVDDLQLLPVREQRAHRGRARARRRRRAGLLLQFQLRMVPLREGQHLPADDHRADHPDRPDLPLAAALAGEPVSDAPADFLPSPTRKRSSENVRGIDA
- a CDS encoding type II toxin-antitoxin system VapC family toxin, which produces MFLLDTNVVSELRKVRAGKADSCVAAWADNVDAADLYLSAITIQEIEVGILLAERRDAAQGAVLRAWFSGHVLPAFDGRVLPVDITVALRSAGLHVPDPHPIRDGLIAATALVHGMQVVTRNTADFEPMGVRMLNPWHWRGP
- a CDS encoding ABC transporter permease, whose protein sequence is MQLPEALQCTLLCTFLPMGLTPDSITAVLVRLDSRAATFQVQSYVNNFRAEPLLPILPGVALHELWSLMGVAEHALLLVSTFVVIVGLIGMLAVMLAGLNERRREMAILRSVGARPRQISLLLACETLFLAVAGIAMGMALLYLSLYVAQPIVQAHYGIHLAIAPPGTHETLLLSLVPGRGLRSEPDPGPSGVPHGVGRWTRSEDLVNITPANRE